In one Pseudoclavibacter sp. Marseille-Q3772 genomic region, the following are encoded:
- a CDS encoding ImmA/IrrE family metallo-endopeptidase → MDFAHLSSDQSILGLTTFETTSLSVGDKNPTVDLTFPPRTIVLDTNAHMTQPETRHRFTVAHECAHLILHEEYFLQQQQQETVTKVARCETNTASQSADGLQNRLELQANHLGACLLMPRPTFTSYFNAHIARKWCEMNTQERQTKFAELADAFRVSREATKWRIHRLGLTAK, encoded by the coding sequence TTGGACTTCGCTCACCTCTCCAGCGACCAAAGCATCTTGGGTCTCACGACATTCGAGACCACTTCACTTTCGGTAGGTGATAAGAACCCGACGGTCGACCTCACGTTTCCACCCCGAACGATTGTTCTCGATACCAATGCGCATATGACCCAACCAGAAACACGCCATCGATTCACCGTTGCTCACGAGTGCGCACACCTCATCCTGCACGAAGAGTATTTCTTGCAACAACAGCAGCAGGAAACAGTGACCAAAGTGGCCCGATGCGAAACGAACACAGCCTCCCAGTCTGCAGACGGCCTGCAAAATCGGCTGGAGCTCCAAGCAAACCACTTGGGCGCATGCCTGCTCATGCCTCGCCCAACGTTCACGAGCTACTTCAACGCGCACATCGCCAGGAAGTGGTGCGAGATGAACACCCAGGAGCGCCAAACGAAATTCGCTGAACTTGCCGACGCCTTTCGAGTATCGAGAGAGGCCACAAAGTGGCGCATTCACCGTCTGGGGCTGACAGCGAAGTAG
- a CDS encoding helix-turn-helix domain-containing protein — protein sequence MDTPATFGEFIASRRKQAELTMREFADRIGVTAPYLSDIEKGRRAAPDSKLEAIAVALELTQVEREEMFDLAARTRDHQVSVDLTDYIMDTGGARVALRRAKERALTDEQWEEIVKIIEGDWK from the coding sequence ATGGACACCCCTGCTACGTTTGGCGAGTTCATCGCTTCGCGACGAAAACAAGCCGAACTCACTATGCGTGAGTTCGCAGATCGCATTGGCGTGACGGCCCCGTATCTGAGCGACATTGAGAAGGGACGCCGAGCGGCCCCTGATTCAAAGCTTGAGGCGATTGCCGTAGCGCTGGAGCTGACGCAGGTCGAGCGAGAAGAGATGTTTGATTTGGCTGCTCGCACTCGAGACCATCAGGTCTCCGTAGATCTCACCGACTACATCATGGACACCGGTGGAGCGAGGGTGGCGCTCCGCCGAGCCAAGGAACGAGCCCTCACCGACGAGCAGTGGGAGGAAATTGTCAAAATCATCGAGGGCGATTGGAAGTAA
- a CDS encoding DUF1906 domain-containing protein produces MADEMVLETQVWLNTTYKGRPGWRGVPEDGLTGWDTIYGLLHALQIELGIEETADNFGPGTEARFKARWPHGIVEQSEKDSSQDNVYAIIQGALWCKGYSTGGHITRNFYDGTGGAIRKLKSDMGIDGDSTVTLEIMKALLSMNQFVLLERYGANPVLRDMQQEINRSYQDYTGIVPTDGLYGREMNVALIQVLQALEGFTPEEATGNFGKGTTARLITINRGNAERYPEWLWLGRVMLIANGFLGYPAGEWDGFLEESIREFQQKYKLPGTGELDRATWMSLFISHGDPDRPAVACDTRFEITAERLKILKADGYEIVGRYLSEDGQEDLAPSEYWKAIRPGELERITEGGMKFFPIFQHDARELVDFSSATGAAHAHLAREAAERLGIPPTYIYFAVDFDVLDHEIEPRIVEYFRAVNNNIQGGYNVGIYGSRNVCAKIIGQELAGSAFVADLSYGFSGNLGFLIPDMWNYDQFAELDNYRGGGWDLDRVAYSGQIPPVSYVASRKAGGKAVVQEATDYTKLAPIDLIWHLEKRFEELRAAGKFSSKSGAIWRGVINYLAKDYLRDGGNISALQWEIAAEPFARGNSIVLENDPVASKIIAVLDRYISGRRQSMIDVDGESVDLSHLNATILGYLTGFVVPDQWTGWAGDLATAMAQIQKVVKWNPGVDVQVVADALIGARERFRSQGALQGLILEDPQGSGGVIENSCNRDDLCCDGDAIALLRALRDGDGWDVHHLSNTLRAYYTDSSRLSSRFKEIGWSVGASDFDSARSAFYSGVTGPGDEALRSGLAGTVDDDVIVAACEALARFVFN; encoded by the coding sequence ATGGCTGATGAAATGGTTCTCGAAACTCAAGTGTGGCTCAACACCACCTACAAGGGTCGCCCTGGCTGGCGCGGTGTGCCTGAGGATGGTTTGACGGGTTGGGACACAATCTACGGACTGCTCCACGCACTGCAGATTGAGCTGGGCATCGAAGAAACAGCGGATAATTTTGGGCCCGGTACCGAGGCGCGTTTCAAGGCGCGATGGCCTCACGGCATCGTTGAACAGTCTGAGAAAGATTCGTCGCAGGATAACGTGTACGCAATTATCCAGGGTGCCCTTTGGTGCAAGGGGTATTCCACGGGTGGGCACATCACGCGAAATTTCTATGACGGTACCGGGGGAGCGATCCGAAAATTAAAGTCCGACATGGGTATTGATGGGGATTCAACGGTAACCCTTGAAATCATGAAAGCGCTCTTATCGATGAACCAGTTCGTGTTGCTTGAGCGATATGGTGCCAATCCGGTCCTCCGTGACATGCAACAAGAGATTAACCGGAGTTACCAAGATTATACGGGAATCGTTCCGACCGATGGCTTGTACGGACGGGAGATGAACGTGGCGCTAATTCAGGTATTGCAGGCGCTGGAGGGATTCACCCCCGAGGAGGCAACCGGAAATTTTGGGAAAGGGACTACCGCTCGTCTTATAACGATCAACCGCGGCAATGCCGAGAGATACCCAGAATGGCTCTGGCTTGGTCGGGTTATGCTCATCGCAAACGGCTTTCTTGGCTACCCCGCGGGGGAATGGGATGGATTCCTAGAGGAGAGTATTCGCGAGTTCCAGCAAAAGTATAAGCTTCCAGGCACGGGTGAGCTTGACCGTGCGACGTGGATGAGTCTGTTTATCTCCCACGGTGACCCAGACCGTCCCGCAGTGGCCTGCGATACCCGCTTTGAGATCACCGCTGAACGTCTGAAAATTCTCAAAGCGGATGGATATGAAATCGTAGGGCGGTACTTGTCGGAAGATGGACAAGAAGACCTCGCACCGTCGGAGTACTGGAAAGCCATCCGCCCGGGGGAGCTCGAGCGAATCACGGAGGGCGGCATGAAGTTCTTCCCAATCTTCCAACATGATGCACGCGAATTGGTTGATTTCTCGAGTGCAACGGGCGCAGCTCATGCGCATCTCGCACGCGAAGCCGCCGAGCGCCTCGGTATTCCTCCAACGTACATCTATTTTGCCGTAGACTTTGACGTGCTTGACCACGAAATTGAGCCCCGAATTGTGGAGTACTTCCGGGCTGTAAACAACAATATCCAGGGTGGGTACAATGTTGGTATCTATGGGTCGCGTAATGTCTGTGCAAAAATTATCGGGCAGGAACTGGCGGGATCTGCATTTGTTGCCGACCTGTCGTACGGGTTCTCCGGTAATCTCGGGTTCCTGATTCCCGATATGTGGAATTATGATCAATTCGCGGAACTGGACAACTATCGGGGAGGTGGCTGGGATCTGGATCGCGTTGCGTATTCTGGACAGATTCCGCCTGTGAGCTACGTCGCCTCGAGAAAAGCAGGTGGTAAGGCGGTGGTGCAAGAAGCGACTGACTACACCAAATTGGCTCCCATAGATCTCATTTGGCATCTTGAAAAACGATTCGAAGAGCTCCGTGCCGCAGGTAAATTTTCTAGTAAAAGCGGTGCAATCTGGCGCGGGGTGATCAACTATCTTGCGAAAGACTATCTCCGTGATGGGGGCAACATCAGTGCACTCCAGTGGGAGATTGCGGCTGAACCATTTGCAAGAGGAAATTCTATTGTCCTAGAGAACGATCCAGTGGCGTCAAAGATCATCGCTGTACTGGATCGGTATATCAGCGGACGACGACAATCCATGATTGATGTCGACGGCGAGAGTGTGGATCTTTCTCACCTGAATGCAACTATTCTTGGTTACTTGACGGGTTTTGTGGTTCCGGATCAATGGACTGGGTGGGCAGGTGACTTGGCTACGGCTATGGCGCAGATTCAAAAGGTAGTGAAATGGAATCCGGGTGTAGATGTTCAAGTTGTTGCTGATGCGCTTATCGGGGCGAGGGAGCGTTTCCGAAGCCAAGGGGCGCTCCAGGGCTTGATCCTTGAGGATCCACAAGGTTCTGGGGGCGTTATTGAGAACTCGTGTAACCGTGACGATCTCTGCTGTGATGGGGATGCTATTGCGCTGCTTCGGGCCTTGCGAGACGGAGATGGATGGGATGTTCATCATTTGTCTAATACGCTGCGTGCTTACTACACTGACTCGTCTCGGCTTTCTAGTCGATTTAAGGAGATTGGTTGGAGTGTGGGTGCCAGTGATTTCGATTCTGCTCGATCAGCGTTCTATTCTGGTGTTACAGGACCCGGAGATGAAGCCCTTCGGAGCGGCTTGGCCGGAACTGTCGATGATGATGTCATAGTGGCTGCGTGTGAAGCCCTTGCTCGTTTTGTATTTAATTAG
- a CDS encoding Ltp family lipoprotein: protein MLTVIGALVLIGAVGDGMNSNKQDESDGAKPAAVAEGSNAAPPSETDAPGQGQSPEQQAAPQEEVPAEFTSALKKAESYSKTMPMSKLGIYDQLTSQFEQFSPEAAQYAVDNL from the coding sequence GTGCTAACTGTCATTGGTGCGCTGGTACTGATCGGCGCCGTCGGTGACGGGATGAACAGCAACAAGCAGGATGAGAGCGATGGCGCGAAACCGGCCGCCGTCGCCGAAGGTTCCAACGCGGCCCCGCCGAGCGAGACTGACGCACCTGGTCAGGGGCAGTCGCCTGAACAGCAGGCTGCACCCCAGGAGGAAGTACCAGCAGAGTTTACGTCTGCACTCAAGAAGGCAGAGAGCTACTCGAAGACGATGCCTATGAGCAAGCTCGGTATCTACGACCAGCTCACATCTCAGTTTGAACAGTTCTCGCCGGAGGCCGCCCAGTACGCCGTTGACAACCTGTAG
- the rplJ gene encoding 50S ribosomal protein L10 gives MATKEATVAELTDKFESSNAVVLTEYRGLTVAQLKTLRRSLGESASYAVAKNTLAKIAANKAGITGLDDLFAGPTAIAFVEGEVVDAAKALRDFAKDNPLLVIKGGYFDGKPLTTEEVNKLADLENRETLLGKLAGAFKASLFGAAYMFTAPASKAVRTVDALREKQETAE, from the coding sequence ATGGCGACCAAGGAAGCAACCGTCGCTGAGCTCACCGACAAGTTCGAGAGCTCAAACGCCGTCGTGCTGACTGAGTACCGCGGTCTCACCGTGGCGCAGCTGAAGACGCTGCGTCGTTCGCTCGGTGAGAGCGCAAGCTACGCCGTGGCAAAGAACACCCTCGCCAAGATTGCAGCTAACAAGGCTGGAATCACCGGCCTCGACGACCTCTTCGCTGGACCGACCGCTATCGCGTTCGTTGAAGGTGAAGTTGTTGACGCTGCCAAGGCGCTGCGTGACTTTGCCAAGGACAACCCTCTCCTGGTGATCAAGGGTGGCTACTTCGATGGCAAGCCACTCACCACGGAAGAGGTCAACAAGCTCGCCGACCTCGAGAACCGCGAAACGCTGCTTGGCAAGCTTGCCGGCGCATTCAAGGCCTCGCTGTTCGGTGCCGCGTACATGTTCACTGCGCCTGCGTCCAAGGCGGTTCGTACCGTCGACGCGCTGCGCGAAAAGCAGGAGACCGCGGAGTAG
- the rplL gene encoding 50S ribosomal protein L7/L12, giving the protein MAKLTAEELIEAFKELTLIELSDFVKLFEETFDVTAAAPVAVAAAGGAAAGGDAPAAEEKDEFDVILEAAGDKKIQVIKEVRGLTSLGLGDAKALVDGAPKPVLEGVSKEDAEKAKEALEGAGATVTLK; this is encoded by the coding sequence ATGGCTAAGCTCACCGCTGAAGAGCTCATCGAGGCATTCAAGGAACTGACCCTCATCGAGCTGAGCGACTTCGTTAAGCTGTTCGAAGAGACCTTCGACGTAACCGCTGCTGCTCCGGTTGCAGTTGCTGCCGCAGGCGGCGCTGCTGCTGGTGGCGACGCTCCGGCTGCTGAGGAGAAGGACGAGTTCGACGTTATCCTCGAGGCTGCTGGCGACAAGAAGATCCAGGTTATTAAGGAAGTTCGTGGCCTGACCTCGCTCGGCCTCGGCGACGCCAAGGCACTCGTTGACGGTGCTCCGAAGCCGGTTCTCGAAGGCGTTAGCAAGGAAGACGCCGAGAAGGCCAAGGAAGCGCTCGAGGGTGCTGGTGCAACCGTAACCCTCAAGTAG
- a CDS encoding sugar ABC transporter ATP-binding protein has product MLDPDSILFSTRGLQKRHGSKNALADISLDIGRGEIIGLVGQNGAGKSTLLNVIGGAYRPDAGTMTLAGEPYNPDSREEALAAGVSSIPQDFTVDPNLTVADEIFATSFQATTPYEDRVQLSQELLRADGVNIDATARLGDLARAEQVCVRLLRLSFEESHLLLLDEITAVSNDLEISVLHTISNRLTKQGRSIIYISHRLDEVQSLSDRIVIMREGRIFGELEPSESGGASGIAYAMFMREFAPAERPTQIENPQPLLEIENFGANGVNPVSLTLHRGEVLGITGMRRSGHSELGAAIGGLNVANSGTLRLNGQEISIRSPQDATANGIAYLHDEDSARGITKDDTMASATMEPMEGASFVEEAKRFREVVATMQRMDISAIGPHESISNLSGGDQQKVALAKWLQSNAEVVVLNHPTRGVDVASREVVYEMIGEITARGGAVILISSDMTEVLDHSNRVAVMRDGDLVDVYPNTGLTEDMLVMIALGSQWKSGTTGRRAAGPSGGDI; this is encoded by the coding sequence ATGCTCGACCCGGACTCCATCCTGTTTTCAACTCGTGGCCTGCAAAAGCGCCACGGATCCAAGAATGCGCTCGCCGACATCAGCCTCGACATCGGTCGCGGTGAGATCATCGGGCTGGTCGGGCAAAACGGTGCGGGTAAGTCGACGCTGCTCAATGTCATCGGCGGTGCCTACCGTCCCGATGCGGGCACCATGACTCTCGCAGGCGAGCCGTACAACCCCGACTCGCGTGAGGAAGCTCTGGCAGCTGGAGTCAGCTCGATTCCGCAGGACTTCACGGTTGACCCGAACCTGACGGTCGCCGACGAGATTTTCGCGACGTCCTTCCAGGCGACTACACCCTACGAAGATCGCGTACAACTGTCCCAAGAACTGCTGCGGGCCGACGGGGTCAACATTGACGCGACCGCTCGGCTGGGGGATCTCGCACGGGCCGAACAGGTTTGCGTACGGCTCCTGCGTCTCTCGTTTGAAGAGTCACACCTGCTGCTCCTGGATGAGATCACGGCGGTTTCGAACGACCTCGAGATCTCGGTGCTGCACACGATCAGCAACCGGCTCACGAAACAGGGCCGTTCGATCATCTACATTTCGCACCGTCTCGACGAGGTGCAGTCCCTCAGCGACCGCATTGTCATCATGCGCGAAGGTCGAATCTTCGGCGAGCTGGAACCGAGCGAATCCGGCGGTGCATCGGGAATCGCCTACGCCATGTTCATGCGCGAGTTCGCCCCGGCAGAGCGTCCCACGCAGATCGAAAACCCGCAGCCACTGCTCGAGATTGAAAACTTCGGTGCCAATGGCGTGAACCCCGTATCGCTCACACTCCACCGCGGCGAGGTCCTCGGCATCACCGGGATGCGCCGCTCCGGCCACTCAGAACTCGGCGCCGCGATCGGCGGTCTCAACGTGGCCAACTCGGGAACGTTGCGCCTCAACGGGCAGGAAATCAGCATCCGCTCACCACAGGATGCAACGGCCAACGGTATCGCCTACCTGCACGACGAGGACAGTGCTCGAGGCATCACCAAGGACGACACCATGGCGAGCGCCACGATGGAACCCATGGAAGGCGCGTCGTTCGTCGAAGAAGCGAAGCGGTTCCGCGAAGTCGTGGCGACGATGCAGCGCATGGACATTAGCGCGATCGGGCCGCACGAATCGATTAGTAACCTCTCCGGTGGTGACCAGCAAAAGGTTGCCCTCGCCAAGTGGCTGCAGAGTAACGCCGAGGTTGTCGTATTGAACCACCCCACCCGCGGAGTCGATGTCGCCTCGCGCGAAGTGGTCTACGAAATGATCGGCGAAATCACCGCGCGCGGCGGTGCCGTCATCCTCATCTCAAGCGACATGACCGAGGTGCTGGACCACTCGAACCGGGTCGCGGTGATGCGCGACGGTGACCTGGTCGACGTGTACCCCAACACCGGTCTTACCGAAGACATGCTGGTGATGATCGCACTCGGTAGCCAATGGAAGTCCGGAACGACCGGTCGACGTGCCGCAGGTCCGAGCGGCGGCGACATCTAG
- a CDS encoding Na+/H+ antiporter NhaC family protein, whose product MNAVLCAVVVMLALAVARLHVVLALFLGALVGGLIGGLGLDGTLLAFQDGLTGGARLALNYAMLGAFAVAVASAGLPKLLASWFVTRIDDADAATAKRAETVARWSLILGIVAMSVMSQNVIPVHIAFIPLLIPPLVPIISRLQLDRRLVACCLTFGLVTTYMFLPVGFGAIFLNDILLGNIAQAGLDISGINVMQAMAIPALGMFAGLLVAIFVSYRAPRRDELAPVLAASAGSGAPTSSASGPGSTVEHPDADDAPVSKFNIIVSVVALLACFGVQLAFSWSGMEADGLLLGSLAGLAVFLVTGVVKWSDSEDVFSNGMRMMALIGFIMITAQGFAAVMVATGHIEPLVNATADVFAGNKAIAALAMLVGGLLVTMGIGSSFSTLPIIAAIYVPLCAALGFSPLATVSLIGTAGALGDAGSPASDSTLGPTMGLNVDGQHDHIRDSVIPTFLHFNLPLLAAGWLAAMVL is encoded by the coding sequence GTGAACGCTGTACTCTGCGCTGTGGTCGTGATGCTGGCGCTTGCCGTCGCCCGATTGCACGTTGTGCTCGCCCTATTTCTCGGCGCGCTCGTTGGTGGCTTGATCGGCGGACTCGGACTTGACGGCACCCTGCTCGCCTTCCAAGACGGACTCACCGGCGGCGCCAGGCTCGCGCTGAACTACGCCATGCTCGGCGCGTTCGCAGTTGCGGTTGCCAGTGCCGGGCTGCCGAAACTGCTCGCCAGTTGGTTCGTGACCCGTATTGACGATGCGGATGCGGCAACCGCGAAACGCGCCGAAACCGTCGCCCGCTGGTCGCTCATCCTCGGAATCGTCGCGATGTCGGTAATGAGCCAGAACGTCATCCCCGTGCACATCGCGTTCATCCCGCTGCTGATTCCGCCGCTGGTGCCGATCATTTCGCGCTTGCAGCTCGACCGTCGACTCGTCGCCTGCTGCCTCACCTTCGGGCTTGTGACAACGTACATGTTCCTGCCGGTGGGTTTCGGCGCGATCTTCTTGAACGACATTCTGCTGGGCAACATTGCACAAGCCGGCTTGGATATCTCGGGGATCAACGTGATGCAGGCGATGGCCATTCCGGCGCTCGGGATGTTCGCCGGGTTGTTGGTGGCAATCTTCGTGAGCTATCGCGCCCCGCGACGCGACGAGCTGGCTCCGGTGCTTGCCGCATCCGCGGGGAGCGGGGCACCGACCTCTTCCGCATCCGGGCCCGGCAGTACGGTTGAGCATCCCGATGCCGACGACGCCCCGGTATCGAAGTTCAACATCATCGTCTCGGTCGTGGCACTCCTGGCCTGCTTTGGGGTGCAGTTGGCGTTTAGCTGGAGCGGGATGGAAGCCGACGGTTTGCTGCTCGGCTCCCTCGCGGGGCTTGCAGTATTCCTCGTCACCGGTGTCGTGAAGTGGTCGGATTCGGAAGACGTGTTCAGCAACGGGATGCGGATGATGGCGCTGATCGGCTTCATCATGATCACTGCCCAGGGGTTCGCTGCGGTCATGGTCGCCACCGGACACATCGAGCCACTGGTCAACGCGACCGCGGATGTGTTCGCCGGGAATAAAGCCATCGCTGCGTTGGCGATGCTCGTCGGGGGGCTGCTGGTCACGATGGGAATCGGCTCGTCGTTCTCGACGCTGCCGATCATTGCGGCCATTTACGTGCCGCTGTGCGCAGCGCTCGGATTTTCGCCGCTCGCGACGGTGTCGCTCATCGGCACCGCCGGAGCGCTCGGCGATGCCGGCTCGCCCGCATCCGATTCGACCCTCGGCCCAACGATGGGACTCAACGTCGACGGCCAACACGACCACATCCGCGACTCGGTGATTCCAACGTTCTTGCACTTCAACCTGCCACTGCTCGCGGCGGGATGGCTTGCCGCGATGGTGCTCTAG
- a CDS encoding APC family permease: MSTTTGSNHPDIGGKLRRNLGLWAVVGLGLGYMTPTVVFDSFGIVSAETDGAAPMAYLVALVVMSFTAISYGKMVRAYPSAGSAFTYVRESMHPNVGFIVGWTSLLDYLLLPMVNALIIRLYMEQMFPDVPGWIWVIVYVAAVTTTVAVSMRGTSSVNSLLLAFTVTIIVVFVVMVIAQLLAGEGAGTVVSSRPFVHDGMEFGAVLTAATVVCFSFIGFDAITMYTEEAKDTKTMPRAILLTVMLGGLVFLIAGYFAQLRFPDNAPFGEFVDDPLPQIGWLVGGPTFQVIFVAAGFTATVASGLASHASVSRMLLVMGRNNVLPRRVFGRVSEKTGTPVLNVVLVGVVSLLAVEFSLELIMAFINFGALIAFSFVNLSVIAHFAIRKGYHRSASEIFKYIVMPAIGFIMTGVLWANLHVDALIGGLIWLAVGLIYLAVITKGFREKTQGFDENQPVTGFNKVIDEDAIERDAAQSK; the protein is encoded by the coding sequence ATGTCCACTACTACTGGATCAAACCACCCTGATATCGGCGGTAAACTCCGCCGCAACCTCGGGCTATGGGCCGTTGTCGGCCTGGGCCTCGGGTATATGACCCCAACCGTCGTCTTCGATTCGTTCGGAATTGTATCGGCCGAAACCGACGGTGCTGCGCCAATGGCGTACCTGGTTGCGTTGGTCGTGATGAGTTTCACCGCCATCAGCTACGGCAAGATGGTGCGCGCGTACCCGAGTGCGGGTTCGGCATTCACCTATGTGCGCGAATCGATGCACCCCAACGTCGGGTTTATTGTCGGCTGGACGTCGCTGCTCGACTATTTGCTGCTGCCGATGGTGAACGCGCTGATCATCCGCCTGTATATGGAGCAAATGTTCCCGGACGTACCCGGCTGGATTTGGGTAATTGTGTACGTCGCCGCCGTGACCACAACTGTGGCCGTATCAATGCGCGGTACCTCGAGCGTCAATAGCCTGCTGCTGGCATTCACGGTGACCATCATCGTCGTATTTGTCGTGATGGTCATCGCACAGCTGCTGGCCGGCGAGGGTGCGGGAACCGTCGTGAGCTCGCGTCCGTTTGTGCATGACGGGATGGAGTTCGGCGCCGTGCTGACCGCAGCCACCGTGGTGTGTTTCTCCTTCATCGGCTTCGACGCGATCACGATGTACACCGAAGAAGCCAAAGACACCAAGACGATGCCGCGGGCAATCCTGCTGACGGTGATGCTCGGCGGTCTGGTGTTCCTCATCGCCGGATACTTCGCACAGCTTCGATTCCCGGACAACGCACCATTCGGAGAGTTCGTTGATGACCCGCTGCCGCAGATCGGCTGGCTCGTTGGTGGCCCGACATTCCAGGTCATCTTCGTCGCTGCCGGGTTCACGGCAACGGTTGCCTCGGGCTTGGCATCGCACGCATCGGTATCGCGCATGCTGCTGGTGATGGGACGCAACAATGTACTGCCACGGCGCGTCTTCGGTCGTGTGAGCGAAAAGACCGGCACCCCGGTACTCAACGTGGTGCTCGTCGGTGTTGTTTCGCTCCTGGCCGTGGAGTTCTCACTCGAGCTGATCATGGCGTTCATTAACTTCGGTGCGTTGATCGCATTCTCATTCGTCAACCTCTCGGTGATTGCACACTTCGCGATCCGCAAGGGCTACCACCGCAGTGCATCCGAAATCTTCAAATACATTGTGATGCCCGCTATCGGATTCATCATGACCGGCGTGCTGTGGGCAAACCTGCATGTGGATGCGCTGATCGGTGGTCTGATCTGGCTTGCGGTCGGTCTGATCTATCTGGCAGTTATCACCAAGGGCTTCCGCGAGAAGACCCAGGGCTTTGATGAGAATCAACCGGTCACCGGCTTCAACAAGGTGATCGACGAGGACGCGATTGAACGCGACGCTGCGCAATCAAAGTAG